From the genome of [Limnothrix rosea] IAM M-220:
GCTCTCTTATTCGCCGCGTCGTATTGCCGAGCACCCTTAAGCAAAACTCAGGTTATTCACAATGTCTCCATAGATGGCTAGATGATCGCCATAGTGACATAAGAAGAAAAATTGCAGAAATAACTCAAGCGAGTGTTGGTACTTTAAGGACTACAACGTTTTCCAACAAAAGCTCTCCTAGTGCGGATAGAAAAAATATTTAGAGGGAAGATAGGAGTAAAGAGCAGTTTTTACCACTGCCCTCTACATAGAGTTAAATTTAGAGGCGATCGCCAATTTGGCCGCCTAAGGAGATACGATGCTTAGCTCCTATCTATTTCAGAGCAGCACGCTCTACATCATTGCGAAATTGCTTGTCCTTGCCGTTGTTTTAATGCTGTGGTTTGCAGTGAAATCCTATCCAGTGGTCTAGCCGAAATAATCGGGTTCATTGCCCGGTTTCCACTTGATGTTGCAGCCAATACTTGGTTTCTGATCGGGACTGACAGGCTCACCTGCTAACACCTTGGCGATCGCCTCCCGCAAATCCTTACCCGTAACCGGTTCATCATTACCAGGGCGAGAATCATCCAGCTGTCCGCGATAAACAAGCTTAAAATGCCGATCAAACAAGAAAAAGTCAGGGGTACAAGCCGCCTGATAGATCTTGGCCGTTTCTTGGGTTTCGTCGTAGAGAATCGGAAAATTGAAATTTAGTTCTGCCACCATTTCCTTGAGTTTATCGGGGGCATCGGCGGGGTGGGTTTCAACATTATTCGCGCTAATGCCCACCATACCCAGATTTTTAGGCACAAAGTCCATGCCGATCTTGGCGAGTTCGTCCTGCACATGGATCACAAAAGGACAATGGCGACACATGAAAATAACCAGTAGGCCTGCTTCCCCGGCAAAGGTGTCTAGGGTAGTGGTTTGACCTGTTGTAACATCAGGCAGGGCAAAGGCTGGTGCGTCGGAACCGAGGGGCAACATTGTAGAAGCTGTTTTAACCATGATTGTTTCTTTAATAAAAATATGCGTTTCTCGACTGTAGCAAGTCGATGGCGATCGCCGCTGTTGCGGAAGGTCTTTTGCTAAACCGCTAAAATTTGCGCCATACACACATCATCCTAAAGTTGAAAGATAAAGTTATCTAAAGATTATTTCTTTAACAAAAATATCGACTTTCCCTAGATCGCCACAAATCCTTTAGAACAGCCAATACAATGCCAGTAAAGACTTTTGATTTGTGTTGTAATTGTTTGGCTGCCATGGGCGATCGCCCTCACTTTGACAGGCATGGCAAGAAAAATCCGGTCAAGCTGTCTTCTCCAACATTAAAAATCTATAGTAGATAGAGTCAGGAGAAGTATTTTTATGCGGGCAATTTTAATGGCTGGGGGAGCGGGAACAAGACTACGTCCGCTGACCTGTAATCTACCAAAACCAATGGTTCCTGTGCTGAATCGCCCAATCGCTGAGCACATTATTAATCTATTAAAACGCCACGGCATTACAGAGGTGATTGCCACCCTCCATTACGAGCCAGATGTAATGCGAGACTACTTCCAAGATGGCGAAAATTTTGGCGTTAAGATGCACTATGCCATCGAAGAAGAACAACCCCTCGGTACTGCTGGCTGTGTCAAAAATGTCGAAGAGCTGCTCACAGATACATTTCTAGTCATTAGCGGCGATAGTATTACTGATTTTGACCTAACAGCGGCGATCGCCTTTCACCACAAAAAAAAATCAAAAGCCACCCTTATCCTTACCCGCGTCCCCAACCCCGTCGAATTTGGCGTGGTCATTACCGACGATGATTACCGCATTTGTCGCTTTCTCGAAAAACCATCCACCAGCGAAATTTTTTCCGATACCGTCAACACCGGTACTTACATCCTCGAACCAGAAGTACTCAAATATTTACCCGACCAAGAAGAATGCGACTTTTCCAAAGATCTATTTCCCCTACTACTCGAAAATAACGAGCCCATGTATGGCTACATCGCCGATGGCTATTGGTGTGATGTTGGTCATCTAGATGCCTATCGCACAGCCCAGTACGATGCCCTAGCCCGCAAAGTCCACGTCGAATACCCCTACGAAGAGCGATCGCCCGGCGTTTGGATTGGCAAAAATACCTTTATCGACGATAGCGCTCAAATCCAGCCACCCATCATGATTGGCGATAACTGCCGCATTGGTGCAAGGGTACATCTAGAATCTGGCACCGTGATTGGCGATAACGTCACAGTCGGTGCCCATGCCGATCTAAAACGACCCATCCTCTGGAATGGCGTGATGCTAGGCGAAGAAGTCCACCTGCGAGCCTGTACCATCGTGCGTGGTAGCCGCGTGGATCGCCGAGCCCATATCCTCGAAGGAGCCGTTGTCGGTGCCTTATCCACCGTTGAAGAAGAAGCCCACATCGGCACTGGCGTTCGAGTTTGGCCAAACAAACGCATCGAAGCAGGCGCTATCCTCAATATCAATTTAATCTGGGGAAATACCGCCCAACGTAATTTATTTGGACAGCGCGGTGTAGCAGGCCTTGCCAACATTGATATCACCCCAGAATTTGCAGTAAAGCTCGGTGCAGCCTATGGTTCCACCCTAAAAGTCGGTTCAACAGTAATCGTTTCTCGCGATCAGCGTAGCGTTTCTCGGATGGTGAGCCGTTCCCTGATTGCCGGATTAATGTCGGCAGGCATTAATATCCAAAATCTCCAAGCCACAGCCATCCCCATTGCCCGCACCATGGCCACAGTTCTGGATGTGGAAGGGGGCATCCATGTCCGTCTCCATCCCGATCGCCAAGACCATATTTTAGTGGAATTTATTGATGCCCAAGGGATTAATATCTCCAAAGACAAAGAGAAAAAAATCGAGGGCACATACTTTAAAGAAGACCTGCGTCGCGTCTCCATTACCGAAATTGGCGATATGGCCATGCCAGCCCAAGTCGTAGAGGTTTACAGCCAACGTTTTGAACAGCATCTCAATGTTGGAGCCCTCACGCACAGCGGTTCTAAGGTGGTCATTGACTATGCCTATGCCGTCGCCAATGCAGTATTACCTAGACTTTTATCGAAGTTTGAATGTGATGCGATTGTCCTCAATGCCAGCCTAAAACAAACCTCTCTGTTAGGACAGGAAAAAGAGTTACTTCTTTTACAGCTGGGTCACGTTGTTGAGGCGCTGCGTGCCAGTATGGGCGTACAAGTGGCGGCAAATGGCGAACAGTTAACGTTAGTTGATGAAACAGGACTTGCAATTATTGGCGAAAGTCTAACGGCTCTGATGACGAGTATTCTCTTAACTGCCAATCCGCGGAGTACTGTCGTTGTCCCGGTTTATGCCTCTAGCGCTGTGGAACAAATTGCCCGCCGCCATGATGCCCGGGTGGTGAGAACAAAGGCAAATCCAACGGCTTTGATGGAGGCTTGCCGTAATAATCCCAATGTTGTGATGGGTGGTAGCGGCGATATGGGCTTTATTTTTCCTGAGTTGCATCCGGGCTTTGATGCGATGTTTACGATCGCCAAACTGATCGAAATGCTGACGATTCAAGAGCGATCACTAGGACAGATTCGAGTGGAGTTACCGGCGGTTTACCACAAATCATTTACGTTGCGTTGTCCGTGGCGGGTGAAGGGTTCTTTAATGCGTCACTTGGTTGAAATCCATGAGGATGGCAATCTTGAACTAATTGATGGGGTCAAAATCATTGATCCACTGTCGGACAATTGGTCGCTCATTTTGCCGGATGCGGGGGAACCGCTCGTTCACATTTTTGTGAATAGTAATAGCCGTGATTGGGCAGAAAAAACGATTTGGAATTACCGCCAACAGGTACAAGCCTTTATTGGTCGCGAGCAAAGTGGCCGTCGTCTTAGTTTTTAACTAACGTCAGTTATGGATAAGCATGTAGCCAAAATTCTTTAGAGAAAAAGAGACACGGAGAGGGAGAGACACGGGGAAGCAGCGAAAATTTGCATTTTTTGAAAGCGAGGATTGTTTGCATAGAAACATCTCCCGATCTCTCACTCTCCCATTCACCGCGTCGTATTTCCGAGCATGCTTAAGCAAAACTCACGTTAACTAGTGCGAGCGAGCCGATGGGAGAAAGGCCAACCTTGCCATATTTCCTTTTTATCTTTGGCTCCTTATCTTTGGCTCCGTGTCCCCCTATCTCGAAGCATGGTCAGGACAACGGGGTGCTGACAAGGTTTTATCGAGCCAGCCTGTTGCCTGTTGTAGGTGAGTTAGGGCGGCTTCCGGATTATCGTTCAAGAGGAAAACGAGGGCTGCGGATAGCTGTTGACTTGCTTGGGCTTTTCGATTTCCCTTCATTTTGTGCCAATCGTTGGGGGCGATCGCCAGTTTGGCGGCAAGGGCTTGGGCAAGCTCTAAAGCATCATGGGTTGTTAGCTCTGACTTTAAAAGGCTCATAGGAAAAAATTAGATTAAATAATCAAAATAAAAAAAGAAGGCGGCGATCGCCCTCTAAATATTGTAGCCAGTGGGAGAACGCCCTAGAGAATTCAGTTATTGCAAACACACAATCTCTATTTGCGACCCTCATAGGTGAGCCTACACAGTCATAATGTCCTTCTCTTTGACCTTCAGCAATTCATCGATCTTGCTAGTAAATTCGTCAGTGATTTCTTGGATTTCATCCTGTAGACCACGGGATTCATCTTCAGAAATATCGCTATTTTTTTCTTGCTTACGCACATCATCAATAGCATCACGGCGAATATTGCGGATTGCAACTTTACCTTCTTCTGCCAATTTACTAGCTGTTTTAACCAGTTCCTTACGACGATCCTTCGTGAGAGGTGGAATATTGAGGCGCACAATCATACCGTCATTATTTGGTGTCAAACCTAAGTCAGACATGGAAATTGCCCGTTCAATATCACTGACACTGCCTTTATCAAAAGGCTGAATCATAATGGTGCTGGAATCGGGAGTGGTAATACT
Proteins encoded in this window:
- a CDS encoding thioredoxin family protein, producing the protein MVKTASTMLPLGSDAPAFALPDVTTGQTTTLDTFAGEAGLLVIFMCRHCPFVIHVQDELAKIGMDFVPKNLGMVGISANNVETHPADAPDKLKEMVAELNFNFPILYDETQETAKIYQAACTPDFFLFDRHFKLVYRGQLDDSRPGNDEPVTGKDLREAIAKVLAGEPVSPDQKPSIGCNIKWKPGNEPDYFG
- a CDS encoding mannose-1-phosphate guanyltransferase encodes the protein MRAILMAGGAGTRLRPLTCNLPKPMVPVLNRPIAEHIINLLKRHGITEVIATLHYEPDVMRDYFQDGENFGVKMHYAIEEEQPLGTAGCVKNVEELLTDTFLVISGDSITDFDLTAAIAFHHKKKSKATLILTRVPNPVEFGVVITDDDYRICRFLEKPSTSEIFSDTVNTGTYILEPEVLKYLPDQEECDFSKDLFPLLLENNEPMYGYIADGYWCDVGHLDAYRTAQYDALARKVHVEYPYEERSPGVWIGKNTFIDDSAQIQPPIMIGDNCRIGARVHLESGTVIGDNVTVGAHADLKRPILWNGVMLGEEVHLRACTIVRGSRVDRRAHILEGAVVGALSTVEEEAHIGTGVRVWPNKRIEAGAILNINLIWGNTAQRNLFGQRGVAGLANIDITPEFAVKLGAAYGSTLKVGSTVIVSRDQRSVSRMVSRSLIAGLMSAGINIQNLQATAIPIARTMATVLDVEGGIHVRLHPDRQDHILVEFIDAQGINISKDKEKKIEGTYFKEDLRRVSITEIGDMAMPAQVVEVYSQRFEQHLNVGALTHSGSKVVIDYAYAVANAVLPRLLSKFECDAIVLNASLKQTSLLGQEKELLLLQLGHVVEALRASMGVQVAANGEQLTLVDETGLAIIGESLTALMTSILLTANPRSTVVVPVYASSAVEQIARRHDARVVRTKANPTALMEACRNNPNVVMGGSGDMGFIFPELHPGFDAMFTIAKLIEMLTIQERSLGQIRVELPAVYHKSFTLRCPWRVKGSLMRHLVEIHEDGNLELIDGVKIIDPLSDNWSLILPDAGEPLVHIFVNSNSRDWAEKTIWNYRQQVQAFIGREQSGRRLSF
- a CDS encoding DUF6439 family protein, producing the protein MSLLKSELTTHDALELAQALAAKLAIAPNDWHKMKGNRKAQASQQLSAALVFLLNDNPEAALTHLQQATGWLDKTLSAPRCPDHASR
- the frr gene encoding ribosome recycling factor; the protein is MTLNDLRENMQKTIEATQRSFNTLRTGRASTALLDRITVEYYGAETPLKSLASITTPDSSTIMIQPFDKGSVSDIERAISMSDLGLTPNNDGMIVRLNIPPLTKDRRKELVKTASKLAEEGKVAIRNIRRDAIDDVRKQEKNSDISEDESRGLQDEIQEITDEFTSKIDELLKVKEKDIMTV